One part of the Lycium ferocissimum isolate CSIRO_LF1 chromosome 8, AGI_CSIRO_Lferr_CH_V1, whole genome shotgun sequence genome encodes these proteins:
- the LOC132068471 gene encoding F-box protein FBW2: MEESFEFRRWDELIPDALGLIFRKLPLQEVLTIVPRVCKSWGKAARGPYCWQEIDIEEWSKNRCPDNLDRMLQLLITRSSGSLRKLCVSGLSWEQSFSFIANNAKSLQMLRLPKSEIGDSVVERVAGMFSNITFLDVSYCIKIGAKALEAIGKHCKCLTGLRRTMHPLEVINKLSQDDEALAIATTMPNLKQLEIAYMLVGTKSIIEVLKNCRHLELLDVRGCWNVNLDGNFVKKFNRVKVVGPAVVDCYDRNGWDNCSDYSSSSGYVPWDFVAGDVDDDDDDFDEMSDVYWEDDQDIEDVEMWFYDDLNAVDSGYDWPQSP; this comes from the exons ATGGAGGAGAGTTTTGAATTCCGTCGGTGGGATGAATTAATTCCTGATGCACTTGGGCTGATATTTAGAAAACTTCCACTTCAAGAGGTTTTAACTATAGTCCCAAGGGTTTGCAAGTCATGGGGAAAAGCAGCAAGGGGTCCTTATTGTTGGCAAGAGATTGACATTGAGGAATGGAGCAAAAATCGCTGCCCTGATAACCTTGATCGGATGCTTCAATTGCTTATTACAAGAAGCTCTGGTTCTCTTCGTAAGCTCTGTGTTTCCGGTCTCTCCTGGGAACAAAGCTTCTCGTTCATTGCAAACAA TGCCAAATCTCTGCAGATGTTGCGGTTGCCAAAAAGTGAAATAGGTGATTCCGTTGTGGAACGAGTTGCGGGAATGTTCTCGAACATAACATTTTTGGATGTAAGCTACTGCATAAAAATAGGAGCCAAAGCCCTTGAAGCCATAGGGAAGCATTGTAAATGTCTCACTGGTTTGCGACGAACAATGCATCCCCTTGAGGTTATTAACAAACTCTCCCAAGACGATGAAGCCCTTGCAATAGCCACTACAATGCCAAATCTCAAGCAACTCGAGATTGCCTACATGTTGGTTGGTACTAAAAGCATAATCGAGGTCCTTAAAAACTGCAGACATCTTGAACTACTGGATGTAAGAGGTTGTTGGAATGTGAACCTCGACGGAAATTTTGTGAAGAAATTTAATCGGGTAAAGGTGGTCGGTCCAGCTGTCGTAGATTGCTATGATAGGAATGGCTGGGACAATTGCTCTGATTATTCAAGTTCTTCTGGCTATGTACCATGGGATTTTGTGGCTGGTGATGTggacgatgatgatgacgacTTTGATGAGATGTCGGATGTGTATTGGGAAGATGATCAAGATATTGAGGATGTCGAAATGTGGTTTTATGATGACTTAAATGCTGTGGACTCTGGATATGATTGGCCGCAATCTCCTTGA
- the LOC132068472 gene encoding polyadenylate-binding protein 2-like — MEEEEEEHEVYGGEIPMETDTLTAPTDDDDASVKELDEMKKRLKEMEDEAAALRDMQAKVEKEMGSVQDPANAAASQANREEVDARSIFVGNVDYACTPEEVQQHFQACGTVNRVTILTDKFGQPKGFAYVEFVEQEAIQEALQLNESELHGRQLKVMPKRTNVPGMKQFRPRRFNPYMPYGFRRPYAPAPYFYSPYGYGKVPRFRRASRFMPYY, encoded by the exons atggaagaagaagaagaagagcatGAAGTATACGGAGGAGAAATTCCAATGGAAACTGATACCTTAACTGCCCCcactgatgatgatgatgcctcCGTTAAG GAATTGGATGAGATGAAGAAAAGATTGAAAGAGATGGAAGATGAAGCTGCTGCTCTCCGTGATATGCAGGCCAAAGTTGAGAAAGAAATGGGCTCTGTTCaag ATCCTGCTAATGCAGCTGCTTCGCAGGCAAACCGTGAGGAAGTGGATGCACGATCAATATTTGTTGGCAAT GTTGATTATGCATGTACCCCAGAGGAAGTTCAGCAGCATTTCCAGGCATGTGGCACTGTGAATCGAGTTACCATTCTAACTGATAAGTTTGGTCAACCTAAAGGTTTTGCTTATGTGGAATTCGTTGAACAAGAAGCTATTCAGGAGGCACTCCAACTGAATGAGTCCGAACTGCACGGACGACAGTTGAAG GTTATGCCCAAGAGGACTAATGTTCCAGGGATGAAACAGTTTCGTCCGAGGCGCTTCAATCCTTATATGCCTTACGGATTCAGAAGACCATATGCACCTGCCCCTTATTTCTACTCTCCTTATGGATATGG GAAAGTTCCGAGATTCAGGAGGGCTTCGCGGTTCATGCCTTACTACTAA